GTCTTGCCGCCGTGGGCGGCGGACCAGCCCTCGGGGTCCTCCAGGAAGGCCCGCACCTCGGCCACGCCTTTGGCGTCCAGATAGCCGCTGTCCTCGACCAGGGCGAGCGCGTCCCACCAGGTGCAGAGGCCGCGCAGGGTCACGCCCAGGTCGGCCAGCAGACCCGTGCTCTGGGGAAAGATCCCATAGTGGAAGATCACGAAGGTCTCGCTGATCTCGGCGCCGGCAGTCCGCAGAGCCTCGATGAAGTTGACCTTGGAGCCGCCGTCGGTTGCCAGGTCCTCGACCAGCAGGACCTTCGCACCCTCGTGGAAGGTCCCCTCGATCTGGGCGTTGCGCCCGAAGCCCTTGGGCTTCTTGCGGACGTAGATCATCGGCAGCCCCAGGCGCTCGGCGATCCAGGCGGCGAAGGGGATGCCGGCGGTCTCGCCCCCGGCGATCACCTCCGGCGGATCGGCCGCGGTGGCCTCGCGGATCAACTCGACGGCCATGTCCATCAGGCGGGCGCGGGCCTTGGGGAAGGAGATGATCCGCCGGCAGTCGACGTAGACCGGGCTGGCACGGCCCGAGGTGAAGACGAAGGGCTGGTCAGGTCGGAACAGGATGGCCTCGATGTCGAGCAGGGTCTGCGCGGCGGCGCGCGCCGTCTCGGGGCTCCCGGCCATGGCTTTTTCTTGGTCCTTCGAGATCTCTTCCTGCGCTCTTGTTTATCGGTATTCTCGGCCTTGGGCAACGCGGCAGGCGCCCGGGCGGCGGCGGGCCGGCGCTTTACAAGGCGGTTCGGGCCTGCCAAGTAGCCCGCCGTGAGCTTCTCAAGCGCGATCGGAACCATGGCCAAGGCCTTCGACCTCACGCTCTACCTGGTGATCGGCCCCGACGACGTCCCCGGGCGCGAAGTCGAGGCCGTGACCGCCGCGGCGGTGGCCGGCGGCGTGACCCTGGTCCAGCTGCGCGACAAGACCGCGCCCGACGCCGAGCTGGCGGCCCTGGCCCGGCGCCTCCAGGCCGTCCTGGCCCCCCGAGGGCTGCCGCTGATCGTCAACGACCGGATCGAGGTGGCCCGGGAGGTCGGCGCCGCCGGCGTCCATCTGGGGGTCGACGACCGTCCGGCCGCCGAGGCGCGCGCGGCCCTGGGTCCCGAGGCGATCGTCGGGGTCTCCGCCGGGACCTTCGAAGAGGCCGATCTGGTCGATCCGGCGGTGGTGGACTACGTTGGAAGCGGTGCCGTCTACGCCACGGCGACCAAGGCCGATGCCGGCGCGGCCATCGGCCTCGAGGGCCTCGACGCGCTGCGCGGCCGGCTAGCGCTGCCCATGGTGGCGATCGGTGGCATCGGCCTTGCGACCGCCGAAGCGGTCGCCGCGACCGGGGTCGAAGGCATCGCCGTGGTCTCGGCGATCTGCGGGGCCGCTGATCCGGAGGCGGCGGCCCGGGACCTGCGCGCGGCCGTTGAGCGGGGCCGCCGGGGCGGGCGCCGGGAGGAGGGGTCGGCTTAACCCTTCCTCCACGTCCGGCGGCGCAGGATGGGAGAGTAGCGCTGCAGACAGAGTCAGCTCCCATGGCGCGGCGTATCGCGCTTCCCCGTCGAACCACGCCCGGCCGGGTCTTCTTCGGCCTCCTCGTCGCCTGCGCCCTGCCCGGGGCCTTCCTCGGACTGGTCGGGGCCGCCGAGTCCGGACTGCTGCTCAGGCCCCACGAGGCCCTGCCCGGGATCGCGGCCTTCGCCTTGGTGTTCCTCTACTTTGCCCTGCCGGCCGCGGTCTGCCTGGGGCTGCCGCTGCTCTGGCTGCTGCGCCGCCTGGCCCGGGAGAGCTGGTGGGCCTTCGTCCTGGGCGGCGCCCTGACCGCGGTGCTCTGGGCCGCCCTGGTCCAGGCCCCGGCCGGGGGCACGGCGGCGAAGGACGCCGAGGCCGCGACCTGGCGCTTCCTGCTCGCCGTCGCCCTGCCCGGCGGCCTGGCCGGACTTGGCTTCTGGCTGACTGCCTACCTGCCGGGCGGCCGCCGGCCCCGCCGTGCGCGCCGTCAGACCAGCCTCGAGAGCGAGCCCCCGGCGCTCTAGTTGCCCAAAGTCCTCGCGATCTCGATTTCGAAGGCGCTGCCAGAGCCCACCAAGATCTGCAGGATGAGAACCCGCGCCTCGTTTGCGCCGGGCGGGCGGCCGCGCGGCATCCGCAGAATCAGGTCTTTGACGACGTGTTTCTCACCCGGCGCTAGGCCTACGGCGTAATCCACGCGAGGACCGCTTGCGGCCTGATGGCCGAAGGGCTCGCCCGTCGTCTTGTCGAGGTAGGCGGCGGAGAGGCGGAAGCCGGCGATTTCGAGGGTCTGGGGATAGTTGCGATTGGGCTCGAGGGCGACCGCTTCGATCTCCAGGACTTCGACATCTGCGCGCACGTCGAGCCGGCAATGGCCTCGGGCCCAGAGGCCCCAGTCGCTGCCGTAGCTGTTGATGTAAACCGGCTCTGCCGCCTCAGCCATGGAACCGGCGTGGTTTGTGGCGAGTCCCAGGATCAGCAGGAAGGCCGTAATCGCGGTTGTCGTTTTCACCTGGCGGGCCTCCCTCATTTCCGGCGGGCGCGATCAGCGGGCTGCAGTGACGGCCTTGCGACCTCGCCATGCCGCTTTGGAGCTCCCGGCCGCGGTCAGCAGGGCGCCTGCAAAGTAGATCAGGAGGCCGGTCAAAGTCGCGCGGGCGAAGTCCACGCGGCCCTCGACCATCTGGAAGCCGAACACGAGCACCGGCCCGAGCGAGGTCATGGCGCCGATGGTCAGCGCCGAGACGAGCGAAACCGCCTTTTGCATGGCGTAGATCGGCAAGGCCATGACGAGCAGTCCGAAGACGACTGCCAAGGCGACATCTTCGACCGGCACTGGGCCCTTGGCGTCGAGGCCGAGCGCGGTGCCGCCGACCGACAGCAAGATGTAGAGCGGAAAACGCAAACCGATCTGCGCCATGGGGCCGACCCCGCGGCGGTCAAGACGACCCGCATAGAGCAGCAACAGCGAGATCAGAGAACCGGACGCGATTGAGAGGGCTATGCCGGCAAGCGCGACGGAGGGACTGCCGCGCACGAAGCCGGACCAGCCCGCAAGGGTGCTGAAGATCAGAACAGCAAGCCCGAGCGCGATGATGACGAGCCCGGCCACCTCGAGCCGATTCCGCACCGAAGTGGCTCCAGGCATGCCGAGCCGAGCCGCGACGAGCGTGGTGAGCGGCACCGAACCGGAAAAGACGGCGAAGGCAACGGCAGGTTCGACGAGTTGGACCGCGAGGAGGTAGGCGATCCATCCGCCGGCGGCACAGATGTTGGCGAAGGCCAGAGCCGTCGGATCGGCAAGCGCCAGGGCGATTTCCTCTGGCCTTCGCAGCAAGGTCAGCCCGATCGCTCCGGCGGCGCAGATGCCAAACACCAGCGAGCCGATCAGGAAGGAATCCATTCGCTGCAACACGCCGCCGAAGTACACGGCCTGCACCGCTTCCAGGGTTACGAAGGCAAGGCACCACAGCAAGCCTTGGACACCGGCGTTCATCCCGGGGGCTCAGATGGACTTGCCGGCTGTGATCGGCCGGCGGGCGGGCGCAAGTCGCCGCATGGCGAGGACGCCTGCCCCGGCAATCAGGATCATTCCAGAGACCGTTGCGACATCGGGACTCTCGGAGAAAAACAGGAAACCCCAGAAGGCCGCGAAGACCAGATAGGCGTAGTCGAAAGGCGCGATGATCGTCGGTGGGCCGGACTGGTAGGCCTTCGCGACGCCCGCGCTGACCGCGACGATGAGCAGGGCCATGAGCGTCATCAGCGCCCACTCTTGCGCCCCCATCGGCACCCAGTGCCCGAGCAGGAAGGGGTCGGCCGAGGCTTCTCCCGGACTCGGCCCCCAGAAGGCAAGCGCGCCGGTCGCGACGATTCCGGCCAGCAAGAAGGAAGCGTTCAAGACCAGGGAAAGCACCAGCGGCGCCGCACCGATGCACTTGCTGCGGGTGATGATCATGGCGAGGGCGTAGAGCACCGCCGAAAGGATGGGCAAGAGCATCGCAGGGGAGAAGGCGCTGGTGCCGGGCCTTAGCATCACCAAGACACCGACGAAACCGAGCACAAGGGACATGCCTCGCCAGAGCCCGACCGGCTCCCGGAGCAGAAGCGCGGAAAACAGCGCGATGAACAGCGGCCCGGTGTAGAGGGCGGCGGCGGCGACGGACAGGTTCAAGGCCGGCAGGGCCGCGTAGAAGGCAATCCACATCGATACCAGCAGGCCGCTGCGCAGGACCATCCAAGGCAGGGCTTTCTGTCCGATCACCCAAGGCCGACGGCAAAGGAGCAAGGGAATGATCGAAATCGGGACCGCCAAGATCGAGCGCGCCACGAAGATCTGCCACAGCGTCAACTCGGTGCTGACGTGCTTGACCAAGGCATCGCCGAGGGACATCAGCAACACCGATGCCAAGATCATGATGATCCCGAGAATTGTGTTTTCCCGATGTTGCCCGGTCGATTGTTCCATAGGTCCAGGCCGAAGCGGTTTGCCAAAATGATTTTGGGTAAAGTATTAGGCCGTGTTAAAGTCGATTTTCAAATGAGTTATGGATCAAAATACATTACTTGAGCTTATGAATAAGCTGGGCAAGAACCTGCCTCCCCTGGCCAGCCTCCTTCCCTTCGAGGCTGCTGCGCGGCTTGAGAGCTTCACGCGGGCCGCCGAGGAGTTGCACCTGACCCAGGCCGCCGTCAGCCGCCAGATCCGGGCCCTGGAGGAGGACCTGGGAGTCCGTCTCTTCGAGCGCCGCCATCGGGCCGTGTTCCTTACCGAAGCGGGCCGCGATCTCGGACGCAGCGTTACGGCGGGACTGGAGAGCATTGCCGCCCGAGCGACCGACCTGCGCAGCCTGCCGCGAAGCGGCGAGGTGGTCCTCTTCGCAGAGCTTTGC
The genomic region above belongs to Kiloniellales bacterium and contains:
- a CDS encoding DMT family transporter produces the protein MILASVLLMSLGDALVKHVSTELTLWQIFVARSILAVPISIIPLLLCRRPWVIGQKALPWMVLRSGLLVSMWIAFYAALPALNLSVAAAALYTGPLFIALFSALLLREPVGLWRGMSLVLGFVGVLVMLRPGTSAFSPAMLLPILSAVLYALAMIITRSKCIGAAPLVLSLVLNASFLLAGIVATGALAFWGPSPGEASADPFLLGHWVPMGAQEWALMTLMALLIVAVSAGVAKAYQSGPPTIIAPFDYAYLVFAAFWGFLFFSESPDVATVSGMILIAGAGVLAMRRLAPARRPITAGKSI
- the thiE gene encoding thiamine phosphate synthase; the encoded protein is MSFSSAIGTMAKAFDLTLYLVIGPDDVPGREVEAVTAAAVAGGVTLVQLRDKTAPDAELAALARRLQAVLAPRGLPLIVNDRIEVAREVGAAGVHLGVDDRPAAEARAALGPEAIVGVSAGTFEEADLVDPAVVDYVGSGAVYATATKADAGAAIGLEGLDALRGRLALPMVAIGGIGLATAEAVAATGVEGIAVVSAICGAADPEAAARDLRAAVERGRRGGRREEGSA
- a CDS encoding orotate phosphoribosyltransferase; this translates as MAGSPETARAAAQTLLDIEAILFRPDQPFVFTSGRASPVYVDCRRIISFPKARARLMDMAVELIREATAADPPEVIAGGETAGIPFAAWIAERLGLPMIYVRKKPKGFGRNAQIEGTFHEGAKVLLVEDLATDGGSKVNFIEALRTAGAEISETFVIFHYGIFPQSTGLLADLGVTLRGLCTWWDALALVEDSGYLDAKGVAEVRAFLEDPEGWSAAHGGKTSEELASGG